The following are encoded together in the Amblyraja radiata isolate CabotCenter1 unplaced genomic scaffold, sAmbRad1.1.pri scaffold_528_ctg1, whole genome shotgun sequence genome:
- the LOC116970104 gene encoding myelin-associated glycoprotein-like has product MSGEWSSFTPLDVTVQNGLCALIPCNYWYPSYLNNKPRIGIWFNSEASNDNNVALHSKDSSKESTKFRHRTRLSGDLGDNNCSLVIDNVTQQDAGPYIFRVEFGRGDGFNYYPVTQLHITALKHHGQTLTCRVRYPTVSSEQILTLNVQYAPQNLSITSPDNVNNSWVSVNEGNSAAILCSVHSFPTSNLTWRHLGVTLNTTRSSNELWMEFPQLTRQDAGVYQCVAENEHGTAERDVTVTVEYAPWNLSITFPDNVSISRYQCVAENEHGTAERDVTLTVECE; this is encoded by the exons ATGTCGGGAGAGTGGAGTTCATTCACTCCACTGGATGTGACAGTGCAGAATGGTTTGTGTGCACTGATACCGTGTAACTACTGGTACCCGTCGTATCTAAACAATAAACCACGGATTGGAATCTGGTTTAACAGTGAGGCGAGCAACGACAACAATGTAGCCTTACACTCCAAGGATTCCAGCAAAGAATCAACAAAGTTTCGCCATCGGACCCGGCTGTCAGGAGATCTGGGAGACAACAACTGTTCCCTGGTTATAGACAACGTCACGCAGCAAGATGCAGGTCCTTATATTTTCAGAGTTGAATTTGGAAGGGGAGATGGTTTCAACTACTACCCTGTAACACAGCTCCATATTACTG CGCTCAAACATCACGGACAAACCCTCACCTGTAGAGTCAGATACCCAACTGTCTCATCCGAGCAGATCCTCACACTGAATGTACAAT ACGCCCCCcagaatctctcaatcacttccccCGACAACGTGAACAATTCCTGGGTCAGTGTAAACGAAGGAAACTCTGCAGCGATCCTCTGCTCCGTCCACAGTTTCCCaacatctaacctgacgtggagacatctcggtgtcacgctgaacacaacacgttccagcaacgagctgtggatggagttccctcagctgacacggcaggacgctggggtctatcagtgtgtggcgGAGAATGAACACGGGACAGCAGAGAGGGATGTGACCGTCACTGTAGAAT ATGCTCCGTGGAATCTCTCAATCACTTTCCCCGACAACGTGAGCATTTCCCGG tatcagtgtgtggcggagaatgaacacgggacagcagagagggatgtgaccctcactgtagaatgtgaGTAG